A single genomic interval of Prunus dulcis chromosome 5, ALMONDv2, whole genome shotgun sequence harbors:
- the LOC117629340 gene encoding S-norcoclaurine synthase 1-like, with product METELLSRKDLGGSLPVENVQALASNNLKEIPPRYIRPEIEHEEVSMEDSLQIPVVDMSKLIGDPLGHGDELAKLHLACKDWGFFQLINHGVSEEVIEKIKSDTKEFFRLPLEEKKAYAHLPNHIEGYGQAFVVSEEQKLDWGDMLFLFSQPVSLRNLTFWPTPPTSFRETLDKYSVELQGVTKYLWKLICENLGLNSEKLASMFEDGTQGLRMNYYPPCPQASRVMGLTPHSDAVGLTLLIQVNDVQGLQIKNNGKWVPIKPVPGALIVNIGDIIEILSNGEYKSIEHRAVVNTERERLSIAGFHSPNMMTMIGPLPDLVKEKAANYKAISNEEYIRLVVTSKLDGKHLLDHMKLKQ from the exons ATGGAGACTGAGTTACTCAGCAGAAAGGACCTGGGTGGTTCTCTCCCAGTTGAGAATGTTCAAGCTCTTGCTTCCAACAACTTGAAGGAAATTCCGCCCCGATACATCCGGCCTGAAATTGAACATGAGGAAGTTTCCATGGAGGACTCTCTTCAAATTCCGGTAGTTGATATGAGCAAGCTAATAGGGGATCCATTAGGCCATGGTGATGAATTGGCAAAGCTTCACTTGGCTTGTAAGGACTGGGGTTTCTTTCAG TTGATCAATCATGGGGTATCAGAAGAAGTGATTGAGAAAATCAAGAGTGACACAAAGGAGTTCTTCCGGCTGCCAttagaagaaaagaaggctTATGCTCATCTGCCGAATCATATTGAAGGCTATGGCCAAGCCTTCGTTGTTTCTGAAGAGCAAAAACTTGACTGGGGGGACATGCTCTTCCTTTTCTCTCAACCAGTCTCCCTAAGAAATCTTACATTCTGGCCTACCCCTCCCACTTCTTTCAG GGAGACCCTGGATAAGTACTCAGTGGAACTACAAGGAGTGACAAAGTACCTATGGAAGTTAATATGCGAGAACCTGGGGCTCAATTCAGAGAAGCTAGCAAGCATGTTTGAGGATGGAACTCAAGGTCTAAGAATGAATTATTATCCACCTTGTCCGCAGGCTAGCAGGGTTATGGGTCTCACTCCACACTCCGATGCTGTGGGTTTGACTCTACTAATTCAAGTTAATGATGTTCAAGGGTTACAAATCAAGAACAATGGCAAATGGGTACCTATAAAGCCAGTACCCGGTGCATTAATCGTCAACATCGGCGACATCATTGAG ATATTGAGTAATGGAGAATATAAGAGCATTGAGCACAGGGCTGTGGTGAACACGGAAAGGGAACGGCTTTCAATTGCAGGATTTCACAGCCCAAATATGATGACCATGATTGGTCCTCTGCCAGATCTTGTCAAGGAGAAGGCAGCAAACTACAAGGCTATAAGCAATGAGGAGTACATTAGACTTGTTGTAACCAGCAAACTTGACGGCAAACACCTACTCGACCATATGAAATTGAAGCAGTGA
- the LOC117629341 gene encoding peroxidase 20: MENTRRRIFLIVLLTMVFHGTGTSVEDDGPLFLDYYKEKCPLAEEIVRRSVAIAVAKDPRMAASLLRLHFHDCFVMGCDASVLLDSYGGIVSEKQAGPNLDSLRGFEVVDEIKYHLEEACPTTVSCADILALAARDAVALRGGPSWNVWLGRRDSLEASFSGANQFIPAPNSSLETLIANFKQQGLDVGDLVALSGSHTMGRARCLSFRQRVYDVNFRGKYELYDKYKRYTTFRRMLRSICPKSGRDDELAPLDFQTPARFDNHYYLNILQGKGLLGSDNVLVTQDHDGEILKQVWAYASDQKLFFASFVKSVIKMGNINTLTGNQGEIRKHCRFVNA; the protein is encoded by the exons ATGGAGAACACAAGGAGGAGGATATTCTTGATAGTACTACTAACAATGGTTTTTCATGGCACTGGAACTTCTGTTGAGGATGATGGACCTCTATTTCTTGACTATTACAAAGAAAAGTGCCCTTTGGCAGAAGAGATTGTGAGGCGTAGTGTTGCAATTGCGGTGGCTAAAGATCCTCGAATGGCGGCTTCACTCCTTCGCTTGCATTTTCATGATTGTTTTGTTATG GGGTGCGATGCATCTGTTCTTTTGGACAGCTATGGAGGCATAGTCAGTGAAAAGCAAGCCGGCCCAAACCTAGATTCTTTACGAGGATTTGAGGTTGTCGATGAGATAAAGTATCACCTGGAAGAGGCTTGTCCAACAACAGTTTCATGTGCTGATATTCTAGCCTTGGCTGCTCGCGATGCTGTTGCATTG AGAGGTGGACCAAGCTGGAATGTGTGGCTAGGCAGGAGAGACTCACTGGAAGCAAGCTTCAGTGGTGCCAACCAGTTCATCCCCGCTCCGAATTCCTCTCTAGAAACTCTCATTGCCAATTTCAAACAACAGGGCCTTGATGTAGGAGACTTGGTTGCCTTGTCAG GTAGCCACACAATGGGAAGGGCAAGATGTTTAAGTTTCAGACAGAGGGTGTATGATGTAAACTTCAGAGGAAAATACGAATTATACGATAAATACAAGAGATATACGACCTTTCGAAGAATGCTACGGTCCATATGCCCGAAATCAGGGAGGGACGATGAATTAGCACCACTTGATTTTCAGACACCAGCCAGATTTGACAACCATTACTACCTTAACATACTCCAAGGGAAAGGTTTACTGGGGTCTGATAATGTGTTGGTCACACAAGATCATGACGGGGAGATACTAAAGCAGGTGTGGGCTTATGCCTCGGATCAAAAGCTTTTCTTTGCTTCATTTGTAAAATCAGTGATCAAGATGGGAAATATCAATACATTGACTGGAAACCAAGGAGAGATCAGGAAGCATTGTAGGTTTGTCAATGCCTAG